In Methylobacterium currus, the genomic stretch GGCCGGCACCTTGAGCCCCTCCTGCCGCCACAGCCGCTCCACTCGCTTGTCGTTGACCAGCCAGCCCGCCGCCCGCAGCAGGGCGGCGATCTTGCGGTAGCCGTAGCGGCCATACCGGCGCGCCAACTCGACCAGGTCGGCCAGCAGCGCCGCCTCGTCGTCTCTCCCCCGCGGCAGCTTGCGCTGCGTCGAGCGATGCTGTCCGAGGGCGCGACAAGCGCGCCGCTCGGAGACCGTTAGCACGGTCCGGACATGCTCGATGCAGGCGCGCCGGCGCGCGGGGCTCAGAAGTTTCCCCGGGCGGCCTCCTGCAGGATCAGCTTGTCAAGCGTGAGATCCGCGATCGCCTTGCGCAGCCGCTGGTTCTCGGTCTCCAGCTCCTTCATCCGGCGCACCTGGTCGGACTTCAGCCCGCCGAACTCCTTGCGCCAGCGGTAATACGTGACCTCGGTCACGCCAATCGCCCGGATCGCATCAGCCACGCTCTGCCCCTGCGAGACCAGCACGTCCACCTGCCGCAGCTTGGCCACCACCTCTTCCGGCTTGTGCTTCTTCGTTCCCATCGCGTCCGTCCTCCGTCGGCTCAAAGCCATACTTCAGGGCGGACCACTCCGACGGGGGCTGACCAAGACCGGGGTGCCCCTCCCGAGTGATCCGCCTCGGCGCGGCTTCGGGTTCGATCTGCTCGAGCGGATGCTGCCGCACGAGTTGGGTGGGCAGACGAAGCTGACCCTCGCGCAGGGTGGCCTCCTGTGCACGATCACCGTGCCGCTCACTCCGCGGATCATCGTGGACGCATAGGGTCAAAATCCAATCAGCTTGATCGTATGAGGAGCTGCTTGCGACCCCGAGCAGTCATTCTGCTGGCGGGATTGGGATGTATGAAAAACGACCCATTCCTGACACGACGGCGGACCGGCTGGGACTGACGCGACTTACGCGAGAGCCGCGAATGCCGGCGGGTGTCAGCAAACCCTGTCAGGCATTCAAATGTAAGTAAAATGCTCCCAATCTCGGCCATTGCAGCCGCCGTCCCGGTCCATAGAGGACTACCCTACTGGACCGGTCGAGCCCGTCTGCACCCCTGTCGTCTTTGCGTGATGCCGGTCGTCAGGGGGTAGTTGGGAAGGGCTCAGGCTGCCTTGCGGGGCCGGCCCAATCCGCTGTTCTTCGCAAGCTCCGAGCGCTGAGCCGCGTAGGTAGCTGCTACCATCGGATAGTCATGCGGCAGGCCCCACTTGCGGCGGTATTCCTCCGGGGTGAGACCGCGCGTAGAGAGATGCCGCTTCAGTGACCTGTACTGCTTCCCGTCCTCGAGGCTGATCAGGTAGTCCGGGGTGACCGTCTTCTTGATGGGCACCGGCGGGGTCAGCTTCTCGGGCTCCTCGGCAACTGCCTGCCCCAGGTTCGTCAACGAGGTGTGGACCGACGCGATCAGGTCAGGCAGCGCCGCAACCGGAAGGGAGTTTTTGGACACGTAAGCCGACACGATGTCAGCGGCGAGCCCAACGAGAGTAGCCGATGAGCCTTGGTCTTGTTGCGACACGGAAAGCTTTCCCACTGCATGGCTCGGTTCACGAGCGAACAATGGCACCGTATCGAGCATCATACAGGATCGCACAACCCTAAGCAGGCGATACGCCTACCTGATCCAGTGGAGGACGACATCCTCAACGGCGAAATACACACCAACCGCGGCGATCACGAAATCTCCCGCAACGAGGAGCACGCCCGAGAGCGACAGCGTGCGCCGGGCACTCTGTCGTCGCCATGGATTGGTAGGATCCGACGTCACTCGGCTGCGCTGGTTTCGGCCTTCTTCGGCCGGCCGCGGCGTACAGGCTTAGCGTCGGCCGACGCGGTGACCACGGGATCGGGTGTGGCCCGCTTCTCAGCCACCTTCTTGGCTGCCGCCCGATCACGCCGGAGTTGGCCGAGGCCGAGGCTTTTGGCGAGCTCGGAGCGCTGGGCCGCGTAGGCGGCTGCCACCATCGGATAGTCGCGCGGCAGACCGTACTTCTGGCGGTACTCGTCGGGTGTCAGGCCGTTCGAGGTCAGGTGCCGCTTGAGCGACTTGTACGGCTTGCCATCGATGAAGCTGGTGATGGCGTCCGGGGTGACAGACTTGCGGATCTGGGCTGGTGTGATCTTGTGGTCCTCGGCCGGCGCGGCGGCGGGTTGGCCGAGGCCGCTCAGCGAAGCGTGTACCGAGGCGATCAAACCGGCCAGTTCGGCGACCGGGACGTTGTTCTTGCTCACATAGGCCGACACGATATCGGCCACGAGGTCGATGAATTCAGGCTGTTGGGCTTGGGGCTCGTCCGACACGTAAATCCTTTCTGACGCGAGGATCCATCCAGATCCGAACACGGAAAGTCCTATGGAGGACGGCCGGCGTCAGACAAGTCCCTGCCGGCATATGATCCCCGGCAATCTCAAGAATAAACTCCTTCGTCAGTACTTTGTCACACCGGACCGCTGCCATCGACGGCAACTTCAGCGCTGCGAAGCTCATGGATCCGCCGCACCCGTGACATCGACTCATAAGATCCCCCATGCCCGGTATCGCCCCCGCCCGGTGAGCTCGCGCAGGCCGAGTTCGGCCACGAGAGTCTGGGCGGCGCGAGGTGTGACGCCGAGCTCGTCTGCGATGGTCGTGGTGGATACCAGCGGGCGGGCAAGCACGAGGTCGATGAGGCGAGGCAGGCTTGAACTCCCCCGCCTGCCCCGCACCTTCGCCTGCAGGACCTCGCGCGCCAGCATCCATCGGTCGTGATCTCTCATGCCCTGCTCGGCACCCGCGGTGACGGCGCTGAGGACAGCCAGCCAGCGGGTCAGCGGGTCGCGCACGAGCCAGCGGTCGCGGGGCACGCGGCGGAGGGCGTTGGCGAGAGTGGGCAGGTGGTGTCGGGCCTTTTCGCGGGCGCGCAGGAGGTCGGCGGCGAGCAGGGATCCGAACCAGGCGCGGTGCTGGAGCGGCTCGAGGGCGGTCCAGGCATCGTAGGCGATGGTGGCGGCAAGGACCGGCGGCAGGGTGCGGGTATCGGCGACCACTTGGCGCCAGTTGCTGAGGCGGTCGGTCTCACCCCACTCCGGATCGTAGAGCATGGCCGATTTCTCTCTCACCGGACCGGGGTCGGTGAGGAGGCGGCTAGAACGGGCAATCAGGGCGTCGATGTCGGCGAGCTCGGCTGCGAAGGCGTCATCGACGTCCGCAAAATCCCCCTCCCTGTCCGCGGCTTCGAGTGACAGCCCGTCTGGTATCGGGGCCTGGTCGCGGTCCCCCGCTCCATCCGGATCCTCGGATAGGACGGCGAGACCTGTGGGGCTGGTAGCCCATCCGGGCTCGGCGGTGGCGATACGGCGGCGGGTGCGCAGGACGGCGTGGGCGCGGGTGAGCTCCTGCGAGGGGGCGTGCCGATCGCGACCGGCGTCGTGGAGGACGAGGTCCTCGAGGAGGACCAGGTCGCCGTGGAGGGCGAGGCTGGCGCAGGCGTCGGCGAAGTCGGTGCGGGCGCACCAGCCGTCGCGGAGAGGGCTGGTGGCGAGGAGCTGGTCGAGACGAGCGAGGGCGTCTTCAGCGGCGGCCAGCGGCGTGGCGAGGGCGGTCCAGGGGAGCGGTTCTAGCAGGCGGTAAACCATTGTTCTTCTTGTACCAACGCGTCGTCACGGAAGCGACAACGCATTTTGCTTCGCGCACCGGCATCACTGCGTGAGTGCTGCCCTGACCATTGATAATTTGCCCTTATCGGTGGTGATAGACGCGGACGCGGAAATCGGCTTTGATGCGGTTCAGCCCCCCTTTGTCCGCGTCATCCGCCATGCCCAATCCCGCCCCTGCCCTCCTTCCGGACCCGACCCTCGCCCGAGAGCGCGACTTGGATGCGCTGGCAGGCCTCCTGCCCTTCGATGCCCGCGAGCGCCTGGCCGCCCTCCTCACCGACGAGGACGCCGCCACCCTCAAGCACCTCGCCCGCTCCGGCATGGGAGCCAACACCCTGCGGGCGCTGGCCTCCGACCTCGGCTACCTCGAGGCTTGGTGTGTCGCTGCCACGGGCCACCCCCTGCCTTGGCCTGCCACCGAGGCCCTGGCGCTGAAGTTCGTCGCCCATCACCTCTGGGACCCAACCGAGCGCGAGAGCGACTCCCGCCACGGCATGCCCAGCACCGTCGAGGATGACCTGCGGGCCCGTGGCCTGCTGCGGGTCGCCGGCCCGCACGCGGTCTCGACGGTGCGCCGGCGCCTCGCCCACTGGTCGACGCTGCACCGCTTCCGCGGCGTCGAAGGACCCTTCAAGGCTCCCCGCCTGCGCACCGCCCTCTCCCTTGCTGTCCGGGCCAACCGCCGGCCTCGCTCCCGCAAGAGCGCGCGGGCGGTGACCGCCGCGGTGATCGAGAAGCTGCTCGCCACCTGCCTGTACGAACACCGTCTGGTCGATGTGCGCGATCGGGCGCTGTTGCTGGTCGCCTTCGCGTCGGGTGGCCGACGCCGGGCCGAGGTGGCGGGACTACGGGTCGAGGATCTGGTGCGCGAGGCGCCCGTGCCGCGCGATCCGGCCGACCCGGACAGCCCCATGGTCGCGAAGTTCACGATCCGGCTCGGCCGCACCAAGACGACCACGGCCGAGGACGATGCCCGCGTGGTGGTGATCGGGCGAGCGGCAGACGCCCTGCTCGACTGGCTGGCGCTCGCCAGGATCGAGAGCGGGGCGGTGTTCCGGCGCATCGACCGCTGGGGCCGGCTCGGCGCGACGGCGCTCGACCCGCAGAGCGTGAACGCGATCCTGAAGGCACGCTGCGCCCGGGCTGGGCTCGACCCGGCGCTGTTCTCGGCGCACGGCTTGCGGTCGGGGTTCATGACCGAGGCCGGGAAGCAGGGCGTGCCGCTGCCCGAAGCGATGCATCTCTCGCAGCACCGCTCGGTGCAGCAGGCGGCGCGCTACTACAACGAGGCCGAGATCGACAAAGGCAAGGCCGTCCGGCTGATCTGAGAAACCAGGCAAAGCTTGGACAAAAGCTCCCCCTGATCAGAGCATGCCAAAGGCAGCGACCTCTTGCGCGGGAAAGGCCGTGGTCGGTCAAGGCGCACCCCCACGCGTCGTTCAAAGTGCGTGGAAGTTAGTGCAAACCCCTACAATGTCGTAACACAGTGATGTAGTATGGGGCCATGAAAGTTGTCCGGCTGAAGCCCTATGTCCGGGCGATGAGGAGCATGGGGCTTAGCGAGGAGGCTCAGGCTGCGATCGAATTGTCGATCGTCCGAGCCCCTGAAGCGCACCCCATGATCCGTGGTCTACGTGGGGCTCGTAAAGCGCGTTTCCCTCTGCCTGGACGTGGAAAGAGCGGGGGTGGGCGCACCGTCTACTACGTCGCGGTCGCGCCAGGAGTGCTGTTCATGATGACGGCCTACCCGAAGAATGAGCGGGATGACCTCTCACCGGAGCAACGGAAGGCGATCCTCGAAGCGATCGCGAGCATCAAAGGAGTCGAACCATGACGCAGAGCCCTCAGCAGCCTAACGGCTCTTGGGTCGGTGACGATCTGGTCGAGGCGTTTCAGGAGATGGCCGCCTACCTGCGTGGTGAGGTCGAAGCCGAGAGCTATGAGGTGCCCGACGATGTGCTGACGCCTGAGCGGGTGCAAGCGATCAGGCGCAAGGTGGCTCCGTCAACGAAGGAGTTCGAGCGACAATTTCGGATCTCGGCACGGACGATGGAAGCCTACGAGCAAGGGCGTCGTCGACCTGACGCCACGATGCAGACGCTCTTACGCGTCATCGAGCGTGAGCCAGATGCCGTGCGCCGAGCTCTCGCGTCGTAGTGTCCTGATGGATGCTCAACATCAGCTCGACCAGCACTATGGCGATAACCTTGTGATCGAGCCTCAATCAAGATGTACATCATAGATGGAGCCGGCTTGAGACGGATCCAGGCCGTCGAGAGCTAGCTCGGCGACCACGAGCGTGTTG encodes the following:
- a CDS encoding MucR family transcriptional regulator; this translates as MMLDTVPLFAREPSHAVGKLSVSQQDQGSSATLVGLAADIVSAYVSKNSLPVAALPDLIASVHTSLTNLGQAVAEEPEKLTPPVPIKKTVTPDYLISLEDGKQYRSLKRHLSTRGLTPEEYRRKWGLPHDYPMVAATYAAQRSELAKNSGLGRPRKAA
- a CDS encoding MucR family transcriptional regulator; this translates as MSDEPQAQQPEFIDLVADIVSAYVSKNNVPVAELAGLIASVHASLSGLGQPAAAPAEDHKITPAQIRKSVTPDAITSFIDGKPYKSLKRHLTSNGLTPDEYRQKYGLPRDYPMVAAAYAAQRSELAKSLGLGQLRRDRAAAKKVAEKRATPDPVVTASADAKPVRRGRPKKAETSAAE
- a CDS encoding RHE_PE00001 family protein, encoding MVYRLLEPLPWTALATPLAAAEDALARLDQLLATSPLRDGWCARTDFADACASLALHGDLVLLEDLVLHDAGRDRHAPSQELTRAHAVLRTRRRIATAEPGWATSPTGLAVLSEDPDGAGDRDQAPIPDGLSLEAADREGDFADVDDAFAAELADIDALIARSSRLLTDPGPVREKSAMLYDPEWGETDRLSNWRQVVADTRTLPPVLAATIAYDAWTALEPLQHRAWFGSLLAADLLRAREKARHHLPTLANALRRVPRDRWLVRDPLTRWLAVLSAVTAGAEQGMRDHDRWMLAREVLQAKVRGRRGSSSLPRLIDLVLARPLVSTTTIADELGVTPRAAQTLVAELGLRELTGRGRYRAWGIL
- a CDS encoding site-specific integrase; the encoded protein is MPNPAPALLPDPTLARERDLDALAGLLPFDARERLAALLTDEDAATLKHLARSGMGANTLRALASDLGYLEAWCVAATGHPLPWPATEALALKFVAHHLWDPTERESDSRHGMPSTVEDDLRARGLLRVAGPHAVSTVRRRLAHWSTLHRFRGVEGPFKAPRLRTALSLAVRANRRPRSRKSARAVTAAVIEKLLATCLYEHRLVDVRDRALLLVAFASGGRRRAEVAGLRVEDLVREAPVPRDPADPDSPMVAKFTIRLGRTKTTTAEDDARVVVIGRAADALLDWLALARIESGAVFRRIDRWGRLGATALDPQSVNAILKARCARAGLDPALFSAHGLRSGFMTEAGKQGVPLPEAMHLSQHRSVQQAARYYNEAEIDKGKAVRLI
- a CDS encoding type II toxin-antitoxin system RelE/ParE family toxin, yielding MIRGLRGARKARFPLPGRGKSGGGRTVYYVAVAPGVLFMMTAYPKNERDDLSPEQRKAILEAIASIKGVEP
- a CDS encoding helix-turn-helix domain-containing protein, which codes for MTQSPQQPNGSWVGDDLVEAFQEMAAYLRGEVEAESYEVPDDVLTPERVQAIRRKVAPSTKEFERQFRISARTMEAYEQGRRRPDATMQTLLRVIEREPDAVRRALAS